A genomic window from Periophthalmus magnuspinnatus isolate fPerMag1 chromosome 16, fPerMag1.2.pri, whole genome shotgun sequence includes:
- the LOC117383471 gene encoding zinc finger protein with KRAB and SCAN domains 7-like codes for MSKGQTLRALVNERLTAAAEEIFALFERTIAEYEEELCRSKEENQRNQDTPQTPRIKEEPEEQSVKQEEDTLPAQVPVGLPEFNVVCVKTEESSLSHQHRQTEHKEETQEEDISTEPHLHSETKGHMEHSSDKGDDKDWRAPFSCSAAQMETKADGDHCNQVQKGQTLRALVNERLTAAAEEIFTLFERTISEYEEELCHSKEENQRNQDTQTPRIKEEPEEQSVKQEEDTLPAQLPVGVPESSAVCVKTEESSLLQHRLTEHREETQGEDISTEPHLHSETEGHTEHSSDTDNDEDWRAPISCSAARMETEADGDQCNQVQIRARSTAAPNSGLSPKYKSAPETSASVNYGDMSGTAQGADKKKHQCPFCQKRFQKLAVLRDHIRIHTGERPFSCSTCEKTFSQKAHLHEHVRLHTGERPYSCSACEKTFATKSNLCKHERTHTGERPYSCSMCEKPFSQKCSLDAHMRVHTGERPFRCSTCEKTFSQRAHLREHVKIHTGERPYSCSTCEKTFTMKCSLDAHMRVHTGHKPFSCLTCEKTFATRSCLRKHERTHTGEKPYSCSNCDKGFSQRSDLKRHMRTHRTETD; via the exons atgtccaaaggccaaacgctgagagctttggtgaatgagcggctgactgcggctgctgaagagatctttgcgctgtttgaaagaacgatagcggagtatgaggaggaactgtgtcgctccaaagaggagaaccagaggaaccaggacactccacagactccacggattaaagaggagccagaggagcagagcgtcaaacaggaggaagacacgCTCCCAGCACAG GTCCCAGTGGGCCTCCCAGAGTTCAATGTtgtctgtgtgaagacagaagagtcctcactgtcCCACCAACATAGACAAACTGAGCACAAAGAGGAAACACAGGAAGAGGACATcagcacagagccacatttaCACTCCGAGACTAAGGGACACATGGAGCACTCCTCTGACAAGGGAGATGATAAAGACTGGAGAgctccattcagctgttcagctgcacagatggagacaaAGGCTGATGGAGACCACTGCAACCAAGTCCAGAAAGGCCAAACgctgagagctttggtgaaCGAGCGGCTGACTGCAGCTGCTGAAGAGATCTTTAcgctgtttgaaagaacgatatcggagtatgaggaggaactgtgtcactccaaagaggagaaccagaggaaccaggacaCACAGACTCcacggattaaagaggagccagaggagcagagcgtcaaacaggaggaagacacgCTCCCAGCACAG CTCCCAGTGGGCGTCCCAGAGTCCAgtgctgtctgtgtgaagacagaagagtcctcactgcttcaacaTAGACTaactgagcacagagaggaaacacagggagaggacatcagcacagagccacatttacactcagagactgagggacacacggagcactcctctgacactgacaatgatgaagactggagagctccaatcagctgttcagctgcacggatggagacagaggctgaTGGAGACCAGTGCAACCAAGTCCAGATCAGAGCCAGAAGCACCGCTGCACCAAACTCAGGTCTATCCCCCAAATacaagtctgcaccagagacCAGTGCCTCTGTGAACTATGGAGACATGTCAGGAACAGCCCAAGGAGCTGATAAGAAGAAACACCAGTGCCCTTTTTGTCAGAAGAGGTTTCAGAAGTTAGCAGTATTACGAGATCACATTAgaattcacacaggagagagaccaTTCAGCTGCTCAacatgtgagaagacattttcTCAAAAGGCCCATCTACATGAACATGTAAGGTTACACACTGGTGAacgaccttacagctgttcagcatgtgagaaaacatttgcCACAAAGTCTAATCTATGTAAACATGAGAGAACGCACACTGGTGAGAGACCTTATAGCTGTTCAATGTGTGAGAAGCCATTTTCCCAAAAGTGTAGTCTAGATGCACATATGAGagtacacacaggagagagaccaTTCCGCTGCTCAacatgtgagaagacattttcTCAAAGGGCACATCTACGTGAACATGTCAAGATACACACCGGTGAacgaccttacagctgttcaacatgtgagaagacatttACCATGAAGTGTAGTCTAGATGCACATATGAGAGTACACACAGGACataaaccattcagctgtttaacatgtgagaagacatttGCCACAAGGTCTTGTCTACGTAAACACGAGAGAACGCACACTGGtgagaaaccttacagctgctCCAATTGTGATAAAGGGTTTTCACAAAGATCTGATTTGAAGAGACACATGAGAActcacagaacagaaactgaCTGA